The following coding sequences lie in one uncultured Bacteroides sp. genomic window:
- a CDS encoding 2-oxoacid:acceptor oxidoreductase subunit alpha, translating into MADKMVVKELERVVVRFSGDSGDGMQLAGNIFSNLSAVLGNDISTFPDYPAEIRAPQGTISGVSGFQVHIGAKKVFTSGDKCDVLVAMNPAALKTNVKHITPQSIIIIDTDSFTKKDLEKALYTTDEPFTELGIQNQVIDAPISSMCKDSLKDSGLDNKAAIRCKNMFALGLVCWLFNRPLDHAMHMLNDKFAKKPTIAEANIKVLTDGYNYGHNIHASISTYIVESKGEKEKGFYTDVNGNLATSYGLVAAAEKAGLQLFLGSYPITPATDILHNLAKWKQLGVVTVQCEDEISGACSAIGASFAGNLAVTSTSGPGVCLKSEAINLAVIAELPLVIVNVQRGGPSTGLPTKSEQTDLLQAVYGRNGESPLVVIAATSPTNCFDSAYMAAKIALEHMTPVILLTDGYIANGSAAWKIPSLKDYPEIKPNYVTKEMQEAWKPYMRNMETLVRYWAVPGMEGFMHRVGGLEKDAVTSAISTDADNHQRMTLTRQAKIDYIANCIPELEVQGDKDADLLVVGWGGTYGHLYSAVEKCNEEGKKVALAHFQYINPLPKNTEEVLRAFKKIVVVEQNLGQFAGLLRMKIPGLDICQFNRVKGQPFNVLRLVEEFTKLMEEK; encoded by the coding sequence ATGGCAGACAAAATGGTAGTTAAAGAATTAGAGAGAGTGGTCGTCCGCTTCTCTGGTGATTCTGGTGATGGTATGCAGTTAGCCGGAAACATTTTCTCTAATCTATCGGCAGTATTGGGAAATGATATTTCTACGTTTCCTGATTATCCGGCAGAGATTCGTGCCCCGCAAGGCACAATTAGTGGAGTATCCGGTTTCCAGGTACATATTGGTGCAAAGAAAGTTTTCACTTCCGGTGATAAATGCGATGTTCTTGTAGCAATGAACCCCGCCGCATTAAAAACAAACGTAAAGCACATTACTCCTCAATCCATCATTATTATTGATACAGACTCCTTTACAAAAAAGGATCTGGAGAAAGCCCTTTATACAACAGATGAGCCTTTTACTGAGCTAGGCATTCAAAATCAGGTTATTGATGCGCCTATCTCTTCTATGTGTAAGGATAGCCTCAAAGATAGCGGGCTGGATAATAAAGCTGCGATCCGATGCAAGAATATGTTTGCATTGGGATTGGTTTGCTGGTTATTCAATCGACCTCTGGACCATGCTATGCATATGCTTAATGATAAGTTTGCAAAGAAACCTACTATTGCGGAAGCAAATATTAAAGTATTGACGGATGGCTATAATTATGGTCACAATATCCATGCCTCAATATCTACATACATTGTTGAATCTAAAGGTGAGAAGGAAAAAGGTTTTTATACGGATGTGAATGGTAATCTTGCCACATCTTACGGACTTGTTGCCGCCGCAGAGAAAGCTGGTTTGCAACTATTCTTAGGTTCATATCCTATTACTCCTGCAACTGATATTCTTCATAATCTTGCTAAGTGGAAACAGCTGGGTGTTGTTACCGTGCAGTGTGAAGATGAAATTTCAGGTGCATGTAGTGCTATTGGAGCCTCTTTTGCAGGAAATCTGGCTGTAACTTCTACATCAGGACCTGGCGTTTGTCTGAAAAGCGAGGCTATAAATCTTGCTGTTATTGCAGAATTGCCGTTAGTAATTGTGAATGTTCAGCGTGGTGGCCCTTCAACCGGTTTGCCAACCAAGAGCGAACAGACTGACTTGCTGCAGGCTGTATATGGCCGTAACGGTGAAAGTCCGCTGGTTGTGATTGCTGCAACTTCTCCTACAAATTGTTTTGACTCTGCTTATATGGCAGCTAAGATAGCATTGGAACATATGACTCCGGTTATTCTTCTTACAGATGGATATATTGCCAACGGATCTGCTGCGTGGAAGATTCCATCTTTGAAAGATTATCCTGAAATAAAGCCTAATTATGTAACTAAGGAAATGCAGGAGGCATGGAAACCTTACATGCGCAACATGGAAACGTTGGTTCGCTACTGGGCTGTTCCCGGTATGGAAGGGTTTATGCACAGAGTAGGCGGATTGGAAAAAGATGCTGTTACAAGTGCTATTTCTACTGACGCAGATAATCACCAGAGAATGACGTTGACTCGTCAGGCAAAGATTGACTATATAGCCAACTGTATTCCCGAACTTGAAGTTCAGGGAGACAAAGATGCTGATTTGCTGGTTGTAGGATGGGGAGGTACTTACGGACACCTCTATTCTGCAGTGGAAAAATGTAATGAAGAAGGGAAAAAGGTTGCTTTGGCTCATTTCCAATATATCAACCCACTACCCAAAAATACAGAAGAGGTTTTAAGGGCATTCAAAAAGATTGTAGTGGTTGAACAGAACTTAGGACAGTTTGCCGGACTTCTTCGTATGAAGATTCCTGGATTAGATATCTGTCAGTTCAATAGAGTGAAGGGACAGCCTTTTAATGTTTTAAGACTTGTAGAAGAATTTACTAAATTGATGGAGGAAAAGTAA
- a CDS encoding TonB-dependent receptor — protein sequence MKRLLLGTLLLVISICSYAASEELGNIKGMVIDSKTKEGLQFVNVSIKTKTHASLLKGGITDQNGSFILGGLKEGTYIVSVSYIGYKAYEKEFAITSSNKNVNLKMISLAEDSHELKGVEVTGQKSQMKFEIDKKVFNVDQNIASAGGSASDVLSNIPSVEVNNDGDVSLRGNSNVTVWINGKASGLSADNRAQILEQMPAESIEKIEVITNPSAKYSPDGTAGIINIVLKQDRKAGYFGSVQTGADTKGGYNGSFNINYSSSKLDVYANAGYRHHERTGGGYTNRTNTQGTETKDDDTYLNQISDQSGDHSGLFLRGGVTYHYTPKDHFTLGGFGMFGDMNQNNTIDYLSNVPVSYYKSNRLSNSDNSMNGGNIELGYKHDFTKDSYLDFTASYNKWGMDNTSLYNQTSFYTDKTTSSYQHQLNNMNRHEWEFQLDYQNKINDNTKFEAGYKGNLGRENSPVKTYSGLNESSAVFDNSLYNRFIYNQDIHALYTTYSGRISKLGYQLGLRGEYSKVNTRSEDYANKSIPFSTDYFSLFPSAFISYALPDNNEVQLNYTRRISRPWGGQLNSFKNITDSTNISFGNPELNPEYSNAFELNYIKNWESHMLSFSGYYRTTDDVIQSIRYLDGNVMKTTYDNVAKSQSAGVELVGKDKLLKILDLTTTVNLFYYKLDGFSYLPEGSTTPVVGNASENFSWNARMIANVLLPQSISLQVTGGYNARQIVAQGTQKASYSLDAGLRKSFMNKKFSLSINARDILNSRIQHTLTSGTGFIQDSKSWRNGRQVGFTLTYNFGNMRAKNNKLNKPGDENMSMPMNEE from the coding sequence ATGAAAAGATTGTTATTGGGTACATTGTTGCTAGTAATCAGTATTTGTAGCTACGCAGCTTCCGAGGAGTTGGGAAATATTAAAGGTATGGTGATTGATTCAAAAACAAAGGAAGGTTTGCAGTTTGTTAATGTTAGTATAAAAACTAAAACTCATGCTTCCTTGTTAAAAGGAGGGATTACCGACCAGAACGGATCATTTATTCTTGGAGGTTTAAAAGAAGGAACATACATTGTGAGTGTTTCTTATATTGGGTATAAGGCATATGAAAAAGAATTTGCCATCACTTCATCAAATAAGAATGTTAATCTGAAAATGATTTCTTTGGCAGAAGATAGTCATGAGTTGAAAGGAGTGGAAGTAACGGGCCAAAAGTCTCAGATGAAGTTTGAGATAGACAAGAAAGTCTTTAATGTAGATCAGAATATTGCTTCTGCAGGAGGCTCGGCAAGTGATGTGTTAAGCAACATACCTTCTGTTGAAGTTAATAATGACGGAGATGTCTCTCTTCGGGGAAATTCAAACGTTACAGTCTGGATTAATGGAAAAGCTTCCGGATTATCTGCTGATAACAGAGCGCAGATTCTGGAACAAATGCCGGCAGAAAGTATAGAGAAGATTGAAGTGATAACTAACCCTTCTGCAAAATATAGTCCTGATGGCACGGCTGGTATTATCAATATAGTGTTAAAGCAAGATCGCAAGGCTGGTTATTTTGGTAGCGTTCAGACGGGTGCAGATACCAAAGGAGGATACAATGGTAGTTTTAATATCAATTATAGCAGCAGTAAATTAGATGTTTACGCTAATGCAGGCTATCGTCATCATGAAAGAACCGGAGGTGGATATACTAACAGAACAAATACTCAGGGTACTGAAACAAAAGACGATGATACCTACCTGAACCAGATTTCAGACCAATCCGGAGATCATTCTGGATTATTCTTAAGAGGTGGCGTTACTTATCATTATACCCCAAAAGATCACTTCACGCTAGGTGGATTTGGAATGTTTGGTGATATGAATCAAAATAATACAATTGATTATTTAAGCAATGTTCCGGTTTCATATTATAAGAGTAATCGCTTGTCTAACTCGGATAATTCAATGAATGGTGGAAATATAGAACTTGGGTATAAGCATGATTTTACAAAAGATAGCTATCTTGATTTTACCGCCTCATACAATAAATGGGGAATGGATAATACGAGTCTCTATAATCAAACATCTTTCTATACAGATAAAACGACATCATCCTATCAACATCAGTTGAATAATATGAATAGACATGAATGGGAGTTTCAATTGGATTATCAGAATAAGATAAATGACAATACAAAATTTGAAGCTGGCTATAAAGGAAATCTTGGAAGAGAAAACAGTCCTGTAAAAACATACTCTGGTCTTAATGAGAGCTCTGCTGTTTTTGATAATAGTTTGTATAACCGCTTTATTTACAATCAGGATATACATGCGCTTTATACAACATATTCCGGTCGCATCAGCAAGCTTGGGTATCAGCTTGGATTACGTGGAGAATATTCCAAAGTGAATACAAGATCAGAAGACTATGCAAATAAAAGCATTCCATTTTCGACCGATTATTTTAGTTTGTTCCCAAGTGCATTTATTTCATATGCTTTGCCTGACAATAATGAAGTGCAGCTGAATTATACCCGCCGTATTTCCCGTCCTTGGGGAGGGCAGCTCAATTCTTTTAAGAATATAACAGATTCTACAAATATTTCTTTTGGTAATCCGGAATTGAACCCGGAATATTCAAATGCATTTGAACTGAATTATATTAAAAACTGGGAAAGCCACATGCTTTCTTTCTCCGGCTATTATCGCACAACTGATGATGTGATTCAAAGTATCCGCTATCTGGATGGAAATGTAATGAAAACCACTTATGATAATGTGGCTAAATCTCAGTCTGCTGGAGTTGAATTGGTAGGAAAAGACAAATTGCTTAAAATACTGGATCTTACAACTACAGTTAATTTGTTCTATTACAAACTTGATGGATTTAGTTATTTGCCTGAAGGTAGTACTACTCCTGTTGTGGGCAATGCAAGTGAAAACTTCTCATGGAATGCCCGGATGATAGCAAATGTTCTTCTTCCGCAATCTATCTCTTTGCAAGTTACGGGAGGTTATAACGCAAGGCAGATTGTGGCTCAGGGTACTCAAAAAGCAAGTTATTCTTTAGATGCAGGTCTGCGAAAATCATTCATGAATAAGAAATTTAGCTTGAGTATAAATGCCCGTGACATTCTTAATTCTCGCATTCAGCATACTCTAACTTCTGGAACAGGATTTATACAGGATTCCAAAAGCTGGAGAAATGGAAGACAAGTGGGTTTTACATTGACATATAATTTTGGAAATATGCGTGCTAAGAATAATAAACTAAATAAACCAGGCGATGAGAATATGTCGATGCCTATGAATGAAGAATAA